The sequence below is a genomic window from Theobroma cacao cultivar B97-61/B2 chromosome 6, Criollo_cocoa_genome_V2, whole genome shotgun sequence.
tcctctATTGGAAAGATCATGACAACTGAAAAGAAATGGGCGAAGTAGAGCGTTTGGAGAAAGTACCAAGTTGAATTGTTGATGGCAGATCTTTTGATTTCCATAGAGGTGAGTGTATGTAGTATCGAATGTAGAGGAGTAAAACTCGAAACACCCACCAAAAAACATAAACCCTAGATTAACGCGAAGTTGGCGGATAAATTAGATTCTGTGTCGCTTAAACCCTAACCCCTCTTCCCGCctctttccttctctctctctttatgtCTTTGCTTCCTTAAACCCTAAATTTAGGAGCAGCCATGCCAGATTTCACTCTTTTAGCAGAGCAAAGCGCTTGAACCTCTCCATCTTGGACTATTATTTCTCAAAAGGATCGATGTTAAGTACTATTTCaaggatgaagtccatgatttttcctacaTTTTCTCCTCCCTCTCTCCATTTCCCCAAAACCATACCTTTTGCGATTTTCTCTTTAGCCTCGAAAGAACCCGATCTTCGCAACCTCCGGACGCTTCAGAATCCGAAATTTCTTCACCTAAAGCCCACAATGCCTTCACCTGGAACCCCGATTTTTTCAACCCCAAGTCGAAATCTGCATACAGAGACCTCACAATCTTCTTCACCGTGTGGTGAGGTTCACGTGATCGTAGGACCCATGTTCGCTGGCAAGACAACCACGTTGCTTCGCAGAATTCAATCTGAAAGCAGCAATGGCAGGTTTgaacctttctttttttttgtctccCGCGCTTTTAGTTTATGTCATATAATTGGGTTAAATTCCGTGCTTGATGTTATTCAGAGTTATGGATTTAACTTTTTTctgttatattttataatttagatgaaattttGGGCTAGGGTTCCTGATGAGGTGTTTTGTTTGTAAATGTCTCAAATATATCTCCCTAGCCGTCAttatcttttctctttttttttttgtttcttaatttttttttctaggatGTTTAGTTCATTGGTTTGGATGTTGCCCACTGCTGTTGGATGATCGAATGCAATAATAAATATTCCCAGCTTTCAGGCCAAGCTCCGTAAAAACTACATACAACTGAATAAAGCTTTAAGGGGTCTTTGTTTTGCGGGAAGACTGAGTGAAGCTGTGGGGCTACTATGGCGTACGAGATTGAAAGCAGATGCTGGAACTTATGCTCTTCTCTTGCAAGAATGCATATTCAGgaaagaatataaaaatggaagaagaaTCCATGCACAAATGGTTGTTGTTGGATATGTGCCCAATGAATATCTGAAGATCAAGTTGTTAATATTGTATGCAAAATTAGGGGTTTTAGAAACTGCCCATGCTTTGTTTGATAAGTTACTAGAgaaaaatttgatttcttgGAATGCAATGATTGCTGGGTTTGTGCAAAAGGGTTGTGGAGAATTTGGACTTGATCTCTATTACAAGATGAGAAAGAATGGTTTAACACCAGACCAGTACACCTTTGCATCTGTATTTAGAGCCTGTGCCTCCTTGGCCACACTAGAGCATGGGAAGCGAGCACATGGGATCTTGATAAAGAGTCCTATCACGGAAAATGTTGTGGTCAGCAGTGCCCTTATGGATATGTATTTCAAATGCAGCAGTCTTACTCATGGTCATCAGGTATTTGATGAAGTAGTATATAGAAATGTTGTTACTTGGACGAGTTTGATATCTGGATACGGCCAGCATGGAAGGGTTATTGAGGTTTTGGAATCAtttgataaaatgaaaaatgaaggttttagaccAAACTATGTTACCTTTCTTGCTGTTCTTTCTTCATGTAGCCATGGAGGCTTAGTGGATAAAGGTTGGCACTATTTCTTATCAATGACAAGAGACTATGGAATGCAACCGAGAGGGCAGCATTATGCTGCCATGGTTGATCTTATAGGCCGTTCTGGAAAGTTGCGTGAAGCTTATGAGTTTATTCTTAACTCACCTTTTAAGGAGCACCCGGCCATATGGGGTGCTTTGCTAGGGGCCTGTAGGATTCATGGAGATATAGATCTGATAAAGCTTGCAGCAGATAAGTACTTTGAATTGGACCCTGAAAATGCGGGAAAATATGTAGTTTTGTCTAATGCTTATGCCACTTTTGGTTTTTGGGACAATGTGGCCTCACTTAGGAGGATGATGAGGAATTCTGGGGTCAAAAAGGAGCCTGCTTATAGCAGGATTGAGATTCAAGGGGAGGTTCACTTCTTTTTAAGGGGTGATATATCTCACAAACATTCTGTGGAGATTTACGAGTTGATCAAATTAATGACTTCCATCTTAAAGGATGCAGGCTATGTTCCTGATATAAATGGCACCTAAAATCCTATGTACCACACTTTAGTGTGGTGTCTTGTCAAGAAGCAGGGCTGGTTGAGGGTTCTAAAAGTTCTTCATAATTTAATCTTAGACTCTTAGCCTGTGGTGAAAAATGTACTGAATTTGGGGACCCTGTTAATAGGTAAGGCACATTAAATATACTGTTGTATTTTATGTGCTGAAAGTTACCTGCTGTCTAAATATCCACATTGACTTATACATGGGAATGTGATTGGGAAGGCTCTTAAATCTTCGGCAAACTAATCTGAAAGCAACATGGCTTGTTTTTTGAACTTATAACTCAGTATTAGGTGACAGTCAGTAGTACTATCAATGGCACAATTCTTAAATTCAATTGCTTGATTGATGCAATGATCCCACTTGGTTTTCTTGTTTAATTCTTCTATGTTGTTAAATTTAGGTCATGATCTGGTTCTTATTTACTGTCATGTTATTGTTGGTAAGACTATTACCTTTGGCCAAAATCGTAAACATAAGATTACTTATTTTACATTGCTATGCTTTCCTAGATGTTTTTAAGATATCAGTTTGATATTTAAATGTTAGTATTCAATGAGATTTATTTTCCAGGTACATCTATCCTATATTATGTGCTGGACATTTTAGTTAACTAATAGGGCTACAAATGTTTAGAGTGAAAAAGTTTTGACTGATTTTAAGGTATTACTTTCTTTCTATTTGCTATGCAGAACTGTGGCtgtaataaaatcaaacaaagatACAAGATATGCATTGGATTCAATTGTGACACATGACGGCATGAAACTGCCATGTTGGGCATTGGCAAATTTATCATCATTCAGACAAAAAATTGGTCCTGACGCATACGATCAGGTTTGTCATTTGCCAGCATCAAAATTTGATGCTTTTTGTCATGCATAATGACAACTTGTTGCATGAACATAAATTTGTTTGTCTGATTGGTATGAAATAGTGAGGAGTTACAATATTGTAAAGATGCCTTTTACTAAGTTGTGGTCTCtgttataaaaaaaaggcAGAACATGTCCAAGAGTGTTGCTGCCAATACTTTATCTTCATTTGAATGTGTATATATGGCCTTTTTGTTGTAATATTCTCTTGAGCTTCACTAGTCTTGTGGGGATTTAATGTCAAACATACTCATGACCTAGTGCATGTAACAGCTTGATGTCATTGGCATTGATGAAGCTCAATTCTTTGAAGACCTTTATGACTTCTGCTGTGAAGCTGCTGATCGTGATGGCAAAACTGTGATAGTTGCTGGGCTGGATGGTAACTATTTGAGGtattatttgatcaacttCCATTTTTGAGATGCATGCTGCTTACtagatttatatatattcctACTGCCGCCTTATGGTTTAATCCAAATCTTGCTGGCAGGAGGAGCTTCGGATCTGTGCTTGATATCATTCCCCTTGCTGATTCTGTCATGAAGTTAACTGCTCGATGTGAACTTTGTGGGAAACGTGCTTTTTTTACCTTAAGGAAGACTGATGAGACACAAACAGAACTGATTGGAGGAGCTGATGTCTACATGCCTGTATGTCGGCAGCACTATGTCAATGGGCAAGTAGTCATCGAAGCCACGAGAAGTGTCTTGGAATCTCAAAAGCTCCAATGTGGCTCTTACACGTAGTTCACATGATCTTGTTCATTAAGATATTTGGTCTTCCTGAAATATTATGGTTTGCGTGGTCCTTACAACATATCGTTTTGGTGCGTGGTTGGTGACAATCTTATACCTCTGGTATGGGATGTAAATGTAATTGGATTGACAGGGAATTAATATGTGCATTCTTATTTAAATACACTTATGTAGCTTGGTGACATTTTGTCTCTACGTAATGAAAATGCTGTAAAACTTGGTCATCATAGTCTGTCATTCCTGGAAGTGACTAAATTTCACCACTTTACTCTTCCTGAGAGCACCAAAGTCCACCTGACAGTTTTGCAATAACATTCAAAGCAAAGAGTGGAACTTCATCCATGCCAGAGAGTCAACAGACACTCATATTTTGCCAACTGATATGCACGTGAATGAATATTGTTGTGAAATTATCAGAATAAACTCGATAGGTACGtacaaatcaaacaagtcaGATTATAATTTCCATCAAGAACAaatacaaacaaaacaaagttGAAATGAGGCCCTAAGCTGTTCATAAAATGAATGTAAACGccgatgaaaagaaaaagaaaagcccTAAGAGAGCAGTAGAGTAGAGTCTGGATTAGCTTAGAATCGTCAGAATGCCTCGTCGTAGTTTTCATCCTGGTCAAGTCCATGAAAGAATGAATCTGCGAGGAGCTGGGTTGCAGATGGTCTCTCCGATTGCTTCACAAGACACTTTTTGATAATGGCTTTGGCCTTCGGATCCTTCACCTTGTCGATCGCCTCTGGCATCACCCCTGCACTCACTTTcttgtaaatttttgcaatgctATCGCACTCACTGTAGGGCAATTCCTGAGTAATCAACTCCAGTAAACACATCCCAAACGAGTATATATCCACAGCCTCCGTGTAATTCTCCTCGAACAGTTCCGGAGCCATGAACTCTGGCGTCCCGATCACCGACTGGGCAATGTGGTTCTTCCCAACTACAGTTGCGAATCCGAAATCACCAATCTTGATTTCTCCAGCATTACCGTTGATGAACACGTTGCTGCAATTGAGATCTCTATGGATTATGCAGGGCTCATGCATATGGAGATACTCCAAGCCTTTGAGAATTTGTCTTGACCACATCTTTACCGCATTGATTGTTACATAACGGCGGTGCTTTTTCCTGTAATCTCTCAAATTCCCAGACGTGCAGACTTCAGTGATGAAGTTCAATCTGTTGTGTTCGTAGTCGGTCCAATAGCTAAACAAGGAAATAACGTTCTTGTTGTCGAGCTTTGCTAGCAATCCAACTTCAgcatataactttttaataatgTAGTCATTGTCCATAAATTTGGTTAAAGAAATCTGATTCCAAGCAACCTCTCGGCCCTCTTCTTGATCGAATGCGCGGTAAACTTGCTTGGTTGCACCTGCACCAAGCAAGTCAGGATACCTTCCAAACCTGCCCGTTGGATCAACCTCTACGAATGGCTCGACATCCTTGTCGGATGAACCACAACTACTTAGGTCTGACATGTTGGATTCCTGAAAACCTTAGAAGCTCAGAACAGGACTAGAAAACACCCAAGAACCCCAGAATTGAACAAAAACAATAGCTTATGATAGAAGATCAATGATGATAGGAACTACCGGGATTAAGAAGACCACGTATTTATATGGGAGGGGAATCATAAGTATACCATGATCTGATTTGGAATCCTGATTGCTTCAGGATTTGCAATTGTAGGTAATTGGATTTGATtagaaaagttaattatacTTTCTTCTTCGCcaaaaagtttaaaagttaaaagcCAAAAGAGAGTTATAACTCTTAATATAATTGTTAGTTTTTCTACCATGGATTCTAGAATTATGGTGTTCCACTCCAAGCAAGATAAGCTATGCTTAGATATCATAAAATATCAATGTAAAACCATTGCAAATCATGGCTATGGCTAAGAAATCTCTTTAGCTCAATTCAGCAACAAAGACAACAGAAACAAGATTATATACTCCATTTTTTCGTTGATAAAAGTGCACACCAATTTACAAAATTGTATACTATTCTCCATATCCTGAGGACTGAGAGCAGATGGGTTTACAATATTTACAGAATTTTCCCacaatttagaaaataacCCTTTCTTGCATCAGATTTACAGGCTTCTGTTGTTTAACCCAAACTACAGGCTTGATTGTGTGCCCTGTACAATTTGGGGAAGCCTCATTTATGTTGAAAGGAAACATTGCCAGCTCCCAATTTGAGGAAGACTATTTAAACAACCTCGTGTGCTCAGCTCGTATGCTGCATCTGAGACACTGAGAATCCTAAGCAATTGCTGCTTTAAACTGCATAAACATTTTTGCTATTAAGATCAAGAAAAAGCATGCAAAGTTTTCTGAAGTGGAAAGCATTAATTTTTACAAGGGCCTCAGAATTGCAGAATGACAGCAAGGCTTGAGAAGCCATTCAGTCCCGAAAGATGGTGTAATTTGTGATTGGTATCCTCATGGGCCACAATTTTTAGAACACCCCAATAAGCTAAAACATGAACatgatgaaaaataatatgcaaaaagaagaaaaaaacaatgtAAGCCTCATGGCCAATCCCAAAGAGGTAAAAGCAGCAACGCCGCTCCACAAGGCAATGGAATATGAGACTGCCGTCGACGGAGGAGCTCCCCGGAAGGAGGACCATCAACGTCGCCGTACATTATTATGTGACGTTAACTTTGGAATATACAAACATAATTCTTTCGATTTGCCCCAAACACAGAAAGGGATTTCGATCCCCCGTCACACTCACACTGGCATCGgtaaaaaacaaaggaaatttTGTAGACATCTGGATGTACGTCTCATGGCCAGTCCCAGATGGTAAAGGCAGCGACGCTGCTCCATAAGGCGATGGAATATGAGACAGCTCATCGACGGAGGAGCTCCCCGGAGGGAGGACCGTCAACGTCGACGAGAGTTTATATGTGACGTTATCTTCGGGATGTACAAACAAGATTCCGGTTTGCCCCGCTTCATAGATAAGGATTTCACATCCCCCGTCACGGTAGATCAAaatcaaaaaggaagaaaagagagatgattatattttgaaaagctTACCGGACATGGATCGACATGAAACCAAACCGAAGCTCATGTTTTTCAAACACAGACAGACATAAACTCTATACTTCTAAGCTTAAGTGTTCATATGATGCTAAGAATTTTCTCGTGCGGCAGCGAAGAAGCTGTTCTGGTGGATATTTGTAGGGTACGTAATGTCGATGGGTGCCGTTGGATTTGCATCTGACGGCTATGAATGTTTAGTGGTCGCCGCTCGCGTTGGATGCTAGGGTTTGCTTTTGCATGACAACATATTGGACCATGGAGGCCCAACTGAGAGCCCAATAGTTATTTATTCTGTACACTTTTTTCTACGATATATTAAGTGTTTGTTtgacttatttttttaatttatttatttattaaaaataaaagttaagttaaatataaattttaaaaagttttttaaaaaataatttttttaaaataataaaattttgaaaaaaaagcttttgaaaaagttCGTGTGAGAGAAGcttttccttctcttcttttaaaaatgtaagagaatttttatttttatttcaaaatattctcaTCTGTTAAATACAATTACAATATTACCctctaaaaaaaatacattttatgataattttaactaaaattataatttataaaaagaaatttatcaaacaattttagcttaattttaaaagttattatttttcataagagtttcataatagcttttagGTTAGAAAAAAGTCaagctaaatatgttttaaataaGAGTTTTACTCATTCTTTGGCATATAAACTTCTTTACTTAAGTATGAATTGGAAATAAggtttaaataacaaaaatttcctaaattatattaatttatgcAACAGaatctttatacttttattatacTAAAAGAGCTCTTATCTCTTAATTTATATCTAAAAGAAacttttgttttattgttttattttattaatataaaatcttaattcgtaataaaaatttaatgatcTTTACATTTAATATCAATTGATGTTTTTTGTTCATATAAAATcttaatttgtaataaaaattaatgatttttggatttaatatcatttgatattttctatttatataatatttgatgTGATTTAATAACATGAGcatgtaataaaaattttttaataaagattTTAGCTATTAAATATGACAATGCTTTCATTGAGAGTTGAACTCAAAGACCTCCCGCTTACTAAACGGGTGCTCTAACCAACTGAGCTATGACAGCTTGACGGCCCAAAGTCAGAGGGCTATCCTTCCATGCAAAAGAGAGTAAAGCTAGTATTTAGTTGATTAATGAAACGATAAATGAAGACACTGACCGGAACAATACGAAACCAATGACCCAATatgtattgatatatttatatatacaaaacaaaaaaacaccAAGTTTATGGAACCTGGTTGACAGAGAAATGAAACTTTTCTCTCCTTACCAACTAGATAATCAAATCATACTAACActaattaaacatatataagtaaataatACACGGTCTCATGCAGCATAAATAACAACAGATGATGCTCTTCTGTCCCAGCCGAAATCACTTTTAGTTAATTGGGACATCAGCGTTGATCCAACTGTGGACGTTCCTCCCATATCCATGCTGGAGAGCATCGAGATGTTCTTGAAGTTTGGTCTTcagttcttgataaaatgaATTACCAGCACGCTGAAAGGCAAGAGAATGAGCGGCATCAGAAAGATCGTGTAAATTGATAATTACATCTTCAAGcttcaaatttgaaagaaatattaGGTTTAAGGACTATAGATGCATGAACCAAAAAGCCATCATCTCCCTCTGACCACTGTCATTAATACCAGTTATGTAATCTTAGCTACAGATTCAACCAAAAGTAGGAAAAGGGAAACGTTTAGTTTCTGTATGCATAGCCAATGCTGTTCATCAGGAGCACTTCCTGAGATCTGTGTTTGATGCATCAATTGCTAACTCACCATATTATCACAATGGGTACTCTCAAGCCTATCCTATTAGCTTCTCATATTGCAGTTTCGAAAGGGTACATACCTTCGAGGCTTTCAATGCTGTTTGCACCACGTAGTTGCCATACTGATCCTTGGCAACTTGCAAAAGCTGTTTGCTCTCGAGGAGCTCCTTGACCACGGGATGCATCCCTCTAGAGTTCAACATCTTTTCTACTACATGACTTCCGGCTTTCTGCATGGATAATTTCACAATGTGGCCATTTAGTTGAGCACAAATCTCTTGGATGATGTCAGGGTTGTCAAGCTCCACGACCTTCTGCAGAACATAGTTCCTGAAATAGTTCCACAAAACTGATTAACGTTTGCACTTTAAACCATGATGTTTCTTTTGGGAAGAACAATGAGAGAAGTGATGTTTTACCCTGAAGGATCCTGAGAGAGGTACAGGGAATTCTTAGCGATTACATGTAAGAGGGCAATTCTGTGTAGACCTCTGATGTTGTCTATGAAGTAGTTTAAAGATATACATCCCCGTGCATTTACAGCAAGCTTGAGACTCTGTTCTATGGCTGCAACATACAGTAACTGCCACCAAAAAAGGgtaagtgaaaaaaataattgaatgtAAAGATTCAAAGCATCTGCAGAACAAAATAGCAGAAGCAAGAAGTTTCACTGGGGTAAAAAGAAGCACAATTACCTCATTACTCCTAGTATCAATGAGGTCTACACATTTCAATATAACACTTGACCCAGTTTGGCTGATCATCAGCTCATAGAATCCTTCTTTCAGAGCTGCTATCACTTTAATAATCAGAGATGATTTCTTGAGCAATTCGATGAGCTTCTTAATCGAGCGTGAACTGCCA
It includes:
- the LOC18597299 gene encoding thymidine kinase a isoform X1; the protein is MLSTISRMKSMIFPTFSPPSLHFPKTIPFAIFSLASKEPDLRNLRTLQNPKFLHLKPTMPSPGTPIFSTPSRNLHTETSQSSSPCGEVHVIVGPMFAGKTTTLLRRIQSESSNGRTVAVIKSNKDTRYALDSIVTHDGMKLPCWALANLSSFRQKIGPDAYDQLDVIGIDEAQFFEDLYDFCCEAADRDGKTVIVAGLDGNYLRRSFGSVLDIIPLADSVMKLTARCELCGKRAFFTLRKTDETQTELIGGADVYMPVCRQHYVNGQVVIEATRSVLESQKLQCGSYT
- the LOC18597299 gene encoding pentatricopeptide repeat-containing protein At4g16470 isoform X2, with amino-acid sequence MLSTISRMKSMIFPTFSPPSLHFPKTIPFAIFSLASKEPDLRNLRTLQNPKFLHLKPTMPSPGTPIFSTPSRNLHTETSQSSSPCGEVHVIVGPMFAGKTTTLLRRIQSESSNGSFQAKLRKNYIQLNKALRGLCFAGRLSEAVGLLWRTRLKADAGTYALLLQECIFRKEYKNGRRIHAQMVVVGYVPNEYLKIKLLILYAKLGVLETAHALFDKLLEKNLISWNAMIAGFVQKGCGEFGLDLYYKMRKNGLTPDQYTFASVFRACASLATLEHGKRAHGILIKSPITENVVVSSALMDMYFKCSSLTHGHQVFDEVVYRNVVTWTSLISGYGQHGRVIEVLESFDKMKNEGFRPNYVTFLAVLSSCSHGGLVDKGWHYFLSMTRDYGMQPRGQHYAAMVDLIGRSGKLREAYEFILNSPFKEHPAIWGALLGACRIHGDIDLIKLAADKYFELDPENAGKYVVLSNAYATFGFWDNVASLRRMMRNSGVKKEPAYSRIEIQGEVHFFLRGDISHKHSVEIYELIKLMTSILKDAGYVPDINGT
- the LOC18597300 gene encoding probable serine/threonine-protein kinase WNK11; translation: MSDLSSCGSSDKDVEPFVEVDPTGRFGRYPDLLGAGATKQVYRAFDQEEGREVAWNQISLTKFMDNDYIIKKLYAEVGLLAKLDNKNVISLFSYWTDYEHNRLNFITEVCTSGNLRDYRKKHRRYVTINAVKMWSRQILKGLEYLHMHEPCIIHRDLNCSNVFINGNAGEIKIGDFGFATVVGKNHIAQSVIGTPEFMAPELFEENYTEAVDIYSFGMCLLELITQELPYSECDSIAKIYKKVSAGVMPEAIDKVKDPKAKAIIKKCLVKQSERPSATQLLADSFFHGLDQDENYDEAF
- the LOC18597301 gene encoding pumilio homolog 12; the protein is MENTVSSSSDSQNLKASLRSNSPDNNLSLSLQNLRLNPGVENDSACVYPGNNALRLPSNQSFARAMLNGYSSTSNGNRSGETMTTDRTSVGRDSLFNNDFNLFSGLARQTSPTSFQHEPIAEGGSNVSYGFDNGRPAGNPGGFWFQQSLDHAHLPQMNTIIIENALTQDGSDIIKDLLSLKEPRITNKIFEGVIDFMFELMINQHGHNVFAELIKLCSDDQLGMIIERITSHAPLGGIISASKTRTGSRSIKKLIELLKKSSLIIKVIAALKEGFYELMISQTGSSVILKCVDLIDTRSNELLYVAAIEQSLKLAVNARGCISLNYFIDNIRGLHRIALLHVIAKNSLYLSQDPSGNYVLQKVVELDNPDIIQEICAQLNGHIVKLSMQKAGSHVVEKMLNSRGMHPVVKELLESKQLLQVAKDQYGNYVVQTALKASKLEDVIINLHDLSDAAHSLAFQRAGNSFYQELKTKLQEHLDALQHGYGRNVHSWINADVPIN